Proteins encoded together in one Halothermothrix orenii H 168 window:
- a CDS encoding BamA/OMP85 family outer membrane protein: protein MRIKYKSVLVLIILLFAFSTTVLADELETITGVTVQGNEHIPAKEILSVVKVKAGEVFDPEVFKKDLEAISKLGYFEEVRGFVKPHEGGLMAVFEVTENPLIEGYEITGNTVFKDPEIISWLGLMEGQVFNINDARDGMNNVRNKYRENGYFINYKDVRFNDGIFYLTLNEARLNDIIIKGNEKTKDYVIRRELEIEEGDIVNVEKIREGYFNLLKLNFFQEVKPNLKPTDDPGKLDLVIEVKETKTGNANFGVSHSTRDGWFGYVNVRERNLLGKGQTLGFELEYGGEVQNYSIYYYEPWLLGTPTSFGISIYDKTSDDVTSEDKKYVEHRRGGNLSFGHDLNEDWYGQVKLKIEDSEIDWDDTNIPDESGSTRSLTLMTRKDTRNHPLYPTSGGVNTVSVEYAGQALGGDYNFTKYNLDVRRYFQGFKDKHAWAVKMETGIGEGDIPVVEQYRLGGSNTLRGYDRGDFTGKNMLLFNVEYSFPIVERKLDGVVFADAGNTWDKLENVDLTDLNYSTGLGVRLNTPLGKIRLDYGFDEDWNGKFHFSLGPTF, encoded by the coding sequence ATGAGGATTAAATATAAATCTGTTCTGGTGTTAATAATATTATTATTTGCTTTTAGTACAACCGTACTGGCCGATGAGTTGGAAACAATAACCGGTGTTACAGTACAGGGTAATGAACACATTCCGGCTAAAGAAATTCTTTCTGTTGTTAAAGTAAAGGCCGGTGAAGTTTTTGATCCTGAAGTATTCAAAAAAGACCTGGAGGCAATTTCTAAACTGGGTTATTTTGAAGAGGTAAGGGGCTTTGTTAAGCCACACGAAGGGGGGCTTATGGCGGTTTTTGAAGTTACAGAAAACCCCCTGATAGAGGGCTATGAAATAACAGGTAATACGGTTTTTAAGGACCCGGAGATTATATCCTGGCTGGGTCTAATGGAAGGACAGGTTTTTAATATTAATGATGCCAGAGATGGAATGAATAATGTTAGAAATAAGTACCGGGAAAATGGCTATTTTATAAATTATAAAGATGTCAGATTTAATGATGGTATTTTCTATTTAACTCTGAATGAAGCCCGTCTTAATGATATAATTATTAAAGGCAATGAAAAAACCAAAGATTATGTAATCCGCAGGGAACTGGAGATTGAGGAAGGCGATATAGTTAATGTTGAAAAGATCAGGGAAGGTTATTTTAATCTACTCAAGCTGAACTTTTTTCAGGAGGTAAAACCAAACCTGAAACCAACTGATGACCCTGGAAAACTTGACCTTGTAATTGAAGTTAAAGAGACTAAAACCGGAAATGCCAACTTCGGTGTTTCTCATAGTACCAGGGATGGGTGGTTTGGATATGTTAATGTCAGGGAAAGAAATCTTTTAGGAAAAGGCCAGACCCTTGGTTTTGAACTGGAATATGGTGGCGAAGTTCAGAATTATTCTATATACTATTATGAACCATGGCTTCTGGGAACCCCTACTTCTTTTGGTATTAGCATTTATGATAAGACTTCAGATGATGTTACTTCAGAGGATAAGAAATATGTTGAACATAGAAGAGGGGGTAATTTATCCTTTGGGCATGACCTCAATGAAGACTGGTATGGCCAGGTTAAACTAAAAATAGAGGATTCTGAAATAGACTGGGATGATACTAATATTCCTGATGAATCAGGAAGTACCCGGAGTTTAACCCTGATGACCAGAAAGGATACCAGAAATCATCCCCTTTACCCGACTTCAGGGGGAGTAAATACAGTTTCTGTTGAATATGCCGGTCAGGCCCTTGGTGGTGATTATAACTTTACTAAATATAATTTAGATGTCAGACGGTATTTCCAGGGCTTTAAGGATAAACATGCCTGGGCTGTTAAGATGGAGACGGGGATTGGTGAAGGTGATATACCTGTTGTTGAACAGTACCGCCTGGGTGGTTCTAATACCCTGAGAGGGTATGACCGGGGAGACTTCACCGGTAAAAATATGCTGTTATTTAATGTTGAATACAGTTTTCCAATTGTTGAAAGAAAACTGGATGGAGTAGTTTTTGCAGATGCCGGGAATACCTGGGATAAACTTGAAAATGTTGACCTGACAGATTTAAATTATTCTACCGGCCTGGGAGTCAGATTAAATACTCCCCTCGGAAAAATCAGGCTGGATTACGGTTTTGATGAAGACTGGAATGGTAAGTTCCACTTCAGTCTGGGGCCAACCTTTTAG